One genomic region from Drosophila subpulchrella strain 33 F10 #4 breed RU33 chromosome 2R, RU_Dsub_v1.1 Primary Assembly, whole genome shotgun sequence encodes:
- the LOC119552123 gene encoding ribonuclease H1: protein MLLPRYFSWSLQRCTMAFYAVASGRRAGVYGSWAECEEQVKGFKNAKYKKFNTRQEAEQFVNGCKPLYAPQDAAVPLGQKQAAPASWKERIDRIEKPKYTEAWPEEDHDLIEDELNAAMNEVEGDPKPSSSSGSLADILNRKRKGNDSSGTRNKIPRHASHVSEATALKQVGAFQFEIDAEGYVIVYTDGSCIGNGRPGASAGYGVYFGKNHQLNAAKPVEGRVTNNVGEIQAAIYAIKTALDLGIQKLCISTDSQFLINSITLWVAGWKKRDWKLKNNQPVKNVVDFKELDKLLQDNNISVKWNYVEAHKGIEGNEMADKLARQGSAMYKERNS, encoded by the exons ATGCTACTTCCCCGGTATTTTTCGTGGAGCCTCCAACGCTGCACGATGGCCTTCTACGCCGTAGCCAGTGGTCGGAGGGCAGGAGTATACGGCTCTTGGGCGGAGTGCGAGGAGCAGGTCAAGGGCTTCAAGAACGCCAAGTACAAGAAGTTCAACACGCGCCAGGAGGCGGAGCAGTTCGTCAATGGCTGTAAACCGCTGTATGCTCCACAGGATGCGGCGGTGCCCCTGGGCCAGAAGCAGGCAGCTCCGGCTAGTTGGAAGGAAAGGATCGATAGGATCGAGAAGCCCAAGTACACAGAGGCCTGGCCCGAAGAGGATCACGACCTGATTGAAGATGAGCTG AATGCTGCCATGAACGAAGTGGAAGGAGATCCAAAGCCATCATCTAGCAGTGGCAGTTTG GCAGACATCCTCAATCGCAAGCGAAAAGGCAACGACTCTAGCGGTACTAGAAATAAGATCCCACGACATGCATCTCACGTATCTGAAGCCACGGCTCTCAAGCAGGTGGGTGCCTTTCAGTTCGAAATCGACGCCGAGGGCTATGTGATTGTGTACACAGATGGCTCTTGCATAGGAAATGGGCGTCCTGGAGCCAGTGCCGGCTATGGCGTTTATTTCGGCAAGAATCACCAGCT AAATGCAGCCAAGCCCGTGGAAGGCCGCGTCACCAACAATGTCGGTGAAATACAGGCCGCAATTTATGCCATAAAAACCGCCCTGGATTTGGGAATCCAGAAACTGTGCATCAGCACTGACTCCCAGTTCCTGATCAACTCCATAACCCTTTGGGTAGCGGGTTGGAAGAAAAGAGACTGGAAGCTGAAGAACAATCAGCCTGTGAAGAACGTAGTTGACTTCAAAGAATTGGATAAGCTGCTCCAGGACAACAATATATCAGTAAAATGG AACTACGTGGAGGCTCACAAGGGCATAGAGGGCAACGAAATGGCCGATAAATTAGCGCGACAAGGATCCGCTATGTATAAGGAAAGGAACTCCTGA
- the LOC119552124 gene encoding phosphatidylinositol-glycan biosynthesis class X protein gives MFSRVNDKCLLFILVLALTGGVGYCYVVEPPIIQVEMDKAGMHRSLTYRLRFDYPLVGKGCEYALLQAFPASVYISTDELDDLQRLKRLSAVYPKFVNIEVATERAQPFSVLLRGTPKITETLALPVHFRYHAPSDKRSAATVAIPLPELYLNCPMADSELIENELVARPDKLYCLNAAESRFDENVVKDGQPTTMANLERCNWRRVHVDCQLKTPLRAEIPVGQATAYGPVLCATILLGWSLALWTIIRSMANTRRINQRLNEQRLLQQKVK, from the exons ATGTTTTCCAGGGTAAACGACAAgtgtttattgtttattttggttttggcATTAACGGGAGGAGTGGGCTACTGCTATGTGGTGGAACCACCCATTATTCaagtggaaatggacaaagCCGGCATGCACAG GTCCCTCACGTACCGCCTGCGATTCGACTATCCACTGGTGGGCAAGGGTTGCGAGTACGCGCTGCTCCAGGCATTTCCCGCATCTGTTTACATAAGCACGGACGAACTGGACGACCTGCAGCGTTTGAAGAGG TTGAGTGCCGTCTACCCGAAGTTCGTCAACATTGAAGTGGCCACGGAACGGGCGCAGCCCTTCTCCGTTTTACTGCGCGGTACACCCAAGATTACGGAGACGCTGGCTTTGCCAGTGCATTTTCGCTACCATGCCCCCAGTGATAAGCG GTCGGCTGCCACGGTGGCCATCCCCCTGCCGGAGCTCTATCTGAACTGCCCGATGGCCGATAGTGAGCTAATCGAGAACGAGTTGGTTGCCCGGCCCGATAAGCTATACTGCCTGAATGCGGCGGAAAGCCGCTTTGATGAGAACGTCGTCAAGGATGGCCAGCCGACGACCATGGCGAATCTGGAGCGCTGCAACTGGAGGCGGGTGCACGTGGACTGCCAGCTGAAGACGCCACTACGTGCCGAGATACCGGTGGGCCAGGCGACCGCCTACGGCCCGGTGCTGTGCGCCACCATTCTGCTCGGCTGGTCCCTGGCCCTGTGGACCATCATCCGCTCCATGGCCAACACGCGACGCATCAATCAGCGTCTTAACGAGCAGCGTCTGCTACAGCAAAAGGTCAAGTAA